In one window of Cryptococcus neoformans var. neoformans JEC21 chromosome 7 sequence DNA:
- a CDS encoding phosphoglycerate dehydrogenase, with protein MDLPAVKLTITSPSPTTPSDPPPVSPYLPTPPPEALLPSSLAAVYVPTPIHPTALAYAKTKFARVIPSHEMSPEEAWPLTNGVICRANLITREMLDKEGKLMGLAIVGVGYDSIDIEGCKEKGVTLMNCPGENSQVVAELTLSLTLALLRRVPELDRRLRAGETMLSINNLGRTLRGKVVGMVGISATARRAAAIFHHAFDCTIRTFSPTSPPTRWSPSHPSGPLPHTRHSSLSSMLPLIDILTLHCPLTPSSRNMISTGQLRMMKKGSVLVNLSRGVVVDEVALADELRREQNDDAGVRRVWGAASDVFVVEPIR; from the exons ATGGACCTTCCAGCCGTAAAACTAACTATtacctctccctcccctaCAACCCCTTCTGATCCTCCTCCCGTGTCCCCATACCTCCCCACACCTCCTCCCGAGgcccttctcccttcttccctcgccGCAGTTTACGTTCCAACCCCTATCCACCCCACTGCGCTAGCATACGCCAAGACGAAGTTCGCTCGCGTCATCCCTTCGCATGAGATGAGCCCCGAAGAAGCTTGGCCATTGACAAACGGTGTGATCTGTCGAGCTAACCTTATTACGAGAGAGATGTTGGATAAGGAAGGCAAGTTAATGGGTTTGGCCATTGTAGGTGTCGGGTATGACAGTATTGATATTGAGGGttgcaaggagaagggcgTCACACTGATGA ACTGTCCGGGCGAGAACTCCCAGGTCGTTGCTGAGCTTACATTGTCGCTCACTCTCGCTCTCCTTCGTCGAGTGCCCGAGCTTGACCGTCGCCTTCGTGCTGGAGAAACCATGTTGTCTATTAACAACCTCGGTAGAACGTTGAGAGGTAAAGTAGTAGGAATGGTTGGCATAAGTGCCACTGCCCGTCGAGCTGCCGCTATCTTCCAT CATGCGTTTGACTGCACCATCCGCACCTTCTCACCCACCTCGCCTCCTACGCGGTGGtctccctcccatccctctGGCCCACTCCCTCACACTCGTCATTCCTCCTTATCATCCATGCTCCCTCTCATTGACATCCTGACTCTTCACTGCCCACTCACTCCTTCTTCGCGCAATATGATCTCTACCGGACAACTGCGGATGATGAAAAAAGGTAGTGTCTTGGTCAACTTGTCGAGAGGCGTTGTGGTGGATGAGGTTGCCTTGGCGGACGAGTTGAGAAGGGAAcaaaatgatgatgcaggAGTTAGGAGAGTATGGGGAGCGGCGAGTGACGTCTTTGTAGTAGAGCCCATTAGATAG
- a CDS encoding microtubule motor, putative produces the protein MSRRPTTNRSGMSRTAPSTSISMPPPSRIPNRPPSVMSVSQASHGRNDGDSRAASPQRKIRKTVNGSITNRKMETPGVGINTDGEINIQVVVRCRGRSQQEVDQASPVITTTTGPISKMVTVETTPLPSATLSTFATASYGGTHQPATKTYPFDKVFGPEADQTMVFNEVAEGMLGEVLSGYNCTIFAYGQTGTGKTYTMQGDLELTNLDAPKSTAGIVPRVLHRLFSILESQADTEYSIKCSYVELYNEELRDLLAPEYRGEQSGTGGLKLYEDGKKGTMIQGLEETGVRNLKEALGMLDKGVRRRQTAETKMNTESSRSHTIFSITVHVKESGVQRGGEDMLRIGKFNLVDLAGSEAIGRSGATDKRAREAGMINQSLLTLGRVISALVEKGSHIPYRESKLTRLLQDSLGGRTKTCIVATISPTRSNMEETLSTLDYAIRAKSIRNRPEVNAHLTKAGLLKEYVGDIERLKAELAATREKNGIYIPEDQWREMHENQVKQKSDYDEAKLKASVIEVALDTKKKEFDEVSVRLLATVDELAQVREAEKQLTEMLDETKIVLDTIKTRLDEETVISQAYMQGEERLDAVAGGLKKVATESVNDVGGLFEKIARKAKVLGSNASAATQFGGELQGLSQGLRNGLSQLQSAHDNFGQEIQIEMEAYALKEQQATKHDLAALDRSFVAFNDLSQKLAASNEKGQREASDLSKSLLTVKDEVQNSVREWAQGVSERSKSMVDELLGHQQQHLTAVGSVLDSTASLVDAIITTAQKHLAAESASALRARDLAIQTSSSEITRLRSQNLLLAKLLSEEKAKTAKLRTELIGNLTSMIESFTDEQDKGLSAVVDKVKMENEKSVEEMEEFGEEARSVWEEGDGRRKLFEDEVRSGGERAVLQKGEGQLALGQVREGLRERLESYGQETMEEAEAHVEVVDGFCVKMAKSATSVANKSTARGKKNSEIIEALARNVKSTHEASQARSSAMADSIDSLTSTLLTSQSSSSATFSQAYSATESNLNSIMSSTADFLKSGIQEDIPTGITPRKKVWNVQAEWERTGPREAVLASWRKRQESAEQSESENGVRDESQVTTNRRILRLRRTDSRKLPGVVNDEASEAADEVLEDGVSQTESQASISSTIMSRTSSREPTPTGIPPPPSIPSTRTSSGQTIPTRSKLTRSTTGKKLGNEIADEPRPAVTVLGEGGVNLPRRGERR, from the exons ATGTCTAGGAGGCCTACCACCAACAGGTCAGGGATGTCAAGAACAGCGCCGTCAACGTCTATCTCaatgcctccaccatcaaGGATCCCCAATCGGCCGCCATCGGTCATGTCGGTATCTCAAGCTTCACATGGGAGAAATGATGGAGATAGTCGAGCTGCGAGCCCACAAAGAAAGATAAGAAAGACTGTTAACGGATCTATAACAAATAGAAAAATGGAAACGCCTGGGGTGGGAATAAATACAGATGGTGAAATCAATATTCAAGTGGTCGTGCGATGTCG TGGACGCTCGCAACAAGAGGTGGATCAAGCATCTCCAGTCattaccaccaccactgGACCGATATCAAAGATGGTCACCGTCGAAACTACTCCATTACCGTCAGCGACCCTGTCAACATTCGCGACGGCATCATACGGTGGAACTCACCAGCCGGCCACAAAAACGTATCCTTTCGACAAGGTTTTCGGGCCAGAAGCTGACCAAACAATGGTTTTTAACGAGGTTGCTGAAGGAATGCTGGGGGAAGTTCTGTCAGGATACAATTGTACCATTTTTGCTTACGGGCAGACAGGTACTGGAAAAAC CTATACTATGCAAGGCGACCTTGAGCTCACAAATCTTGACGCTCCGAAATCGACGGCTGGTATTGTTCCGAGGGTCCTTCACCGTCTTTTCAGCATCCTCGAATCTCAAGCCGACACCGAGTACTCGATAAAATGCTCTTATGTGGAACTGTACAATGAAGAGCTTCGAGATCTCCTAGCGCCGGAGTACAGAGGTGAACAAAGTGGGACTGGCGGACTCAAGCTgtatgaagatggaaaaaagGGGACTATGATTCAGGGCCTGGAAGAGACAGGCGTAAGGAACTTGAAAGAGGCCTTGGGTATGTTGGACAAAGGAGTGAGGAGAAGACAGACCGCCGAGACAAAGATGAACACCGAATCTTC CCGTTCACATACAATCTTCTCTATCACGGTCCATGTTAAAGAAAGCGGAGTGCAAAGGGGAGGCGAGGACATGCTTCGAATCGGAAAATTCAATCTAGTCGACCTTGCTGGCTCGGAAGCTATTGGCCGTTCTGGTGCTACAGACAAGCGCGCTCGTGAGGCCGGTATGATCAATCAGTCTCTCCTCACCCTCGGGAGAGTCATTTCGGCTCTTGTCGAGAAAGGCAGTCATATCCCTTATCGAGAATCAAAACTTACTCGACTATTGCAAGATTCCCTGGGTGGTAGAACAAAAACTTGCATTGTCGCAACTATCAGTCCTACCCGATCCAACATGGAAGAAACTCTTTCCACTCTTGATTACGCCATCCGCGCCAAGTCTATCCGTAACCGACCAGAAGTCAACGCTCATCTCACAAAGGCCGGCTTGCTCAAAGAATATGTCGGAGACATTGAGCGTCTCAAAGCAGAACTCGCTGCGAcaagagagaagaacggAATATATATTCCCGAAGATCAATGGCGGGAGATGCATGAAAATCAGGTGAAGCAGAAATCAGATTATGACGAGGCCAAACTCAAGGCGAGCGTCATTGAAGTTGCTTTGGAcacgaagaaaaaggagttTGATGAAGTCAGTGTGCGGTTGCTTGCGACGGTCGATGAACTTGCTCAAGTGAGGGAAGCTGAGAAGCAACTGACGGAAATGCTTGACGAAACGAAGATCGTACTTGACACTATCAAGACAAGACTAGATGAGGAGACGGTCATTAGCCAGGCGTATATgcaaggagaggagagactAGACGCAGTTGCCGGAGGCCTGAAGAAAGTGGCCACTGAGAGTGTGAATGACGTTGGAGGATTGTTTGAAAAGATCG CCCGAAAGGCCAAGGTACTCGGATCCAACGCAAGCGCAGCTACTCAATTTGGTGGTGAACTGCAGGGGCTCTCCCAGGGCCTTCGCAACGGTTTATCGCAGCTGCAATCAGCTCATGACAATTTCGGGCAAGAAATCCAAATCGAAATGGAAGCCTATGCCCTCAAAGAACAACAAGCTACAAAGCATGACCTTGCTGCTCTCGATCGATCCTTTGTGGCTTTCAACGACCTCTCCCAAAAACTTGCTGCGTCAAATGAGAAGGGTCAACGCGAAGCATCGGATTTAAGCAAGTCCTTGTTGACTGTCAAGGATGAAGTGCAGAATTCTGTTCGCGAATGGGCGCAGGGTGTGAGCGAGAGAAGCAAGTCCATGGTCGACGAACTACTCGGACACCAACAACAGCACCTCACAGCTGTCGGTTCAGTACTCGACTCTACTGCCAGTCTTGTCGACGCAATTATCACTACCGCACAAAAACACCTCGCTGCTGAGTCAGCATCTGCTCTTCGTGCGCGTGATCTTGCTATAcagacatcatcatccgagATCACCCGACTTCGCTCCCAGAACCTCCTCCTGGCCAAACTCCTTTCCGAGGAAAAAGCGAAGACAGCCAAACTTCGCACCGAACTCATTGGTAACTTGACAAGTATGATCGAGAGTTTCACGGATGAACAAGACAAGGGCTTAAGTGCGGTGGTTGACAAAGTCAAGATGGAGAATGAAAAAAGtgttgaggagatggaagaatttGGCGAGGAAGCAAGGAGtgtatgggaagaaggggatgggagaagaaagttATTCGAGGATGAGGTAAGATCGGGCGGGGAAAGGGCGGTATTGcaaaagggagaaggtCAGCTGGCTCTTGGGCAAGTTCGTGAAGGTTTGAGAGAGAGACTAGAGAGTTATGGTCAAGAAACaatggaagaggcagaggcgCACGTTGAAGTGGTGGATGGTTTCTGCGTCAAGATGGCGAAGAGCGCTACAAGTG TTGCGAACAAGTCAACAGCtcgaggaaagaagaattcAGAGATTATCGAAGCTTTGGCGAGGAACGTGAAATCCACGCATGAAGCCTCCCAAGCAAGATCTTCTGCCATGGCAGACTCTATTGACAGCCTTACTTCCACTCTTCTTACCTCT caatcgtcatcttcagccACTTTCTCACAAGCCTACTCTGCAACCGAGTCTAATCTCAACTCTATCATGTCCTCCACTGCCGATTTCCTGAAGTCTGGTATCCAAGAAGATATTCCTACCGGTATTACTCCACGTAAGAAGGTATGGAACGTCCAGGCCGAATGGGAGAGGACGGGACCCAGAGAAGCGGTTTTGGCGAGCTGGCGAAAAAGACAAGAGTCGGCGGAACAATCAGAAAGCGAAAACGGAGTCAGAGATGAATCGCAAGTAACTACCAACAGACGCATTTTAAGGCTCCGAAGGACTGACAGTCGCAAGCTCCCAGGGGTGGTGAATGACGAGGCGAGCGAAGCAGCCGACGAGGTCTTGGAAGACGGGGTCTCTCAAACTGAATCTCAAGCGAGTATCAGTAGTACCATCATGTCCCGGACAAGCTCTCGCGAGCCAACCCCAACGGGtatccctcctcccccatcGATACCCAGCACGCGTACCTCTTCTGGTCAGACAATACCGACCCGATCGAAACTGACAAGATCAACAACCGGGAAGAAGCTTGGCAATGAAATCGCCGACGAACCCCGGCCTGCGGTGACGGTTttgggagaaggtggagTGAATCTTCCGAGGCGCGGTGAACGTAGGTAA
- a CDS encoding t-complex protein 1, delta subunit (tcp-1-delta), putative translates to MASAAVAPSGPGASISDSSFTDKGRPTEVRLSNMNAAKAVADAVRTSLGPKGMDKMIQTSNGEVVITNDGATILKHMAVLHPAARMLVELSQAQDIEAGDGTTSVVVLAGSLLSAAEQLLAQGIHPTTVAQSFQNAASKAVEFLEGISMPVDLNDRESLLRAARTSLNSKIVSQYSSTLAPIAVSAVTRLVTSASSNVDLRDIRIVKKVGGTIEDTELVEGLALNQIAMTNAGGPTRMEKAKIGLIQFQLSSPKPDMDNQIVVNDYRQMDKILKEERQYLLNLCKRIKKTGCNVLLIQKSILRDAVTDLSLHFLAKLKILVIKDIERDEIDFIAKSTGAKPVADIEAFTEDKLGSAELVEETNQSGAKVVKVTGVKNAGKTVSVVCTGANELVLEESERSLHDALCVVRCLVKKRALIAGGGAPEIHVSRLLTDYSHTLKGKEAYCFQAFAEALEVIPTTLAENAGLNPIAIVTELRNKHALGDRNAGINVKKGIISNILEENVVQPLLVSTSALELATETVALILRIDDIQFSR, encoded by the exons ATGgcttcagcagcagtagCTCCTTCAGGCCCTGGAGCCTCAATCTCCGACAGCTCTTTCACCGATAAG GGGAGACCTACTGAGGTCAGGTTGTCCAACATGAACGCGGCGAAGG CCGTTGCGGACGCCGTGCGAACTAGTTTGGGACCCAAGGGAATGGACAAGATG ATCCAAACCAGTAATGGAGAAGTCGTCATCACCAACGACGGCGCTACCATCCTCAAGCACATGGCGGTACTCCACCCTGCTGCACGAATG CTTGTTGAGCTCTCACAAGCTCAGGATATCGAGGCCGGAGATGGTACCACCAGTGTTGTCGTTCTTGCCGGAAGTCTGCTATCCGCCGCCGAACAGTTACTTGCTCAAGGTATCCATCCCACAACGGTAGCCCAGTCTTTCCAGAACGCCGCTTCCAAGGCTGTCGAGTTCCTCGAGGGTATAAGCATGCCTGTTGATCTGAACGACCGAGAGAGCTTGTTGCGTGCTGCCCGAACAAGTCTGAATTCCAAG ATCGTTTCCCAATACTCCTCAACCCTTGCACCCATCGCCGTATCCGCCGTCACCCGACTCGTCacctccgcctcttccaatgTCGACTTGAGAGATATCAGAATAGTGAAGAAAGTCGGCGGGACGATTGAAGACACTGAGCTGGTTGAGGGTTTGGCGCTGAACCAAATCGCGATGACTAACGCCGGAGGACCTacaaggatggagaaggctAAGATTGGTTTGATTCAATTCCAGCTTAGTAGTCCTAAGCCCGAC ATGGACAATCAGATCGTAGTTAACGACTACCGTCAGATGGACAAGAtcttgaaggaagagcgaCAAtatctcctcaacctctgcAAGCGTATCAAGAAGACTGGCTGTAACGTTCTCCTCATTCAAAAATCCATCCTCCGCGACGCCGTCACcgatctttctcttcacttccttgccaagctcaagatcctcgtcatcaagGATATCGAGAGAGACGAAATCGACTTTATTGCCAAGTCCACCGGTGCCAAGCCCGTGGCCGACATTGAGGCCTTTACCGAGGACAAGCTCGGTTCTGCAGAGTTGGTGGAGGAAACTAACCAGTCCGGCGCCAAGGTCGTTAAGGTCACTGGTGTTAAGAACGCGGGTAAGACCGTGAGTGTTGTTTGCACGGGTGCGAATGAGCTTGTGCTTGAGGAGAGTGAAAGGAGTTTGCACGATGCTTTGTGTGTTGTAAGATGTCTTGTGAAGAAGCG TGCGTTGATTGCCGGCGGTGGTGCTCCTGAAATCCAtgtctctcgtcttctgaCAGATTATTCCCACACTCTCAAGGGTAAAGAGGCTTATTGCTTCCAAGCATTCGCCGAAGCTCTCGAAGTCATCCCTACCACCCTTGCTGAAAACGCCGGTCTTAACCCCATTGCCATCGTCACGGAGCTGAGAAACAAGCACGCTCTTGGTGACCGGAATGCAGGTATTaatgtgaagaagggaatTATCAGTAACATTTTGGAGGAGAACGTGGTTCAACCTTTGCTGGTGTCTACGAGTGCTTTGGAGTTGGCGACTGAGACGGTGGCGTTGATTTTGAGGATTGACGATATTCAG TTTTCACGATAA
- a CDS encoding arginine-tRNA ligase, putative: MASLQASDIPQKYSLPTIPEIQGVDPTRSVVEAFKIAAAKLVADAWEEDVAKIYPAVEMGKKGADLSVAVVRFKRGKPADLEVWTKKVIDSFKADVFFSGLKSPDNKFLHFTFNKESFAYHLLRQINLTAAASVADPSNHTLAYGTTTEGAGKHLVVDFSSPNIAKPFHAGHLRSTIIGAVICNLHEANGWKVTRLNYLGDWGTQYGLLSVGFDKYGNEEELVKDPIHHLFQVYVKINNARDEQKKKFEAGETIPDEENIHLLAKKVFKDMEDGEPKAIAQWARFRDLSIEKLKGTYKKLNVHFDVYWGESQVSEESMERAVRIVQEKNLTCEDRGALLVDLTKFKMDKAIVRKGDGTSIYLTRDLGGAYDKYQKYKFDKHIYVVQAAQTLHFNQLFKTLELMGEPYADKLEHVTFGLVKGMSTRKGTVVFLEDIIAEATDVMHEQMKSNEAKYAQVEDPEGTSAIIGTTAVKIQDMAGRRINDYDFDIKRCTSFEGDFGPFIQYSHVRLCSVQRKNPNVLVPQSINEIDLSILNEPKVNDIIMHLALYPTHVRNAFLQSEPSQLVTWCFKLGHLVGAAWETVKVTGQEEEIAKARLFFYVTTREVLASAMRMLSLTPIERM; the protein is encoded by the exons ATggcttctctccaagcttcGGATATCCCCCAAAAGTACTCTCTCCCCACTATACCTGAGATTCAGGGTGTGGACCCCACCAGGAGCGTAGTCGAGGCATTCAAGATTGCCGCGGCTAAGCTTGTGGCGGATGCctgggaggaggatgttgCGAAGATTTACCCTGCTGTTGAgatgggcaagaagggTGCCGACCTTTCCGTTGCTGTGGTTAGGTTCAAAAGGGGAAAGCCCGCCGATTTGGAAGTTTGGACAAAGAAGGTCATTGACAGT TTCAAGGCAGATGTCTTTTTCTCTGGCCTGAAGTCTCCTGACAACAAATTCCTCCATTTTACCTTCAA CAAAGAATCATTTGCCTACCATCTCCTTCGTCAAATCAACCTCACTGCGGCCGCGTCTGTCGCTGACCCCTCTAATCACACTCTCGCCTACGGTACCACCACTGAAGGCGCCGGCAAGCATCTCGTTGTCgacttctcctctcccaacaTTGCCAAACCATTCCACGCTGGTCACTTGCGAAGTACTATTATTGGTGCCGTTATTTGCAACCTCCACGAGGCTAACGGCTGGAAGGTTACAAGGTTGAATTACCTCGGTGACTGGGGAACTCAGTACGGTCTCTTATCCGTTGGTTTTGACAAATACGGAAACGAGGAGGAGTTAGTAAAGGACCCTATCCACCACTTGTTCCAGGTCTACGTCAAGATCAACAACGCGAGGGAtgaacagaagaagaagtttgAGGCAGGCGAGACTATTCCAGATGAGGAGAACATCCACTTGTTGGCTAAGAAGGTCTTCAAGGACATGGAGGACG GCGAGCCCAAGGCAATTGCCCAGTGGGCCCGATTCCGAGATCTCTCTAtcgagaagctcaaggGCACCTACAAGAAGCTCAACGTTCATTTTGATGTCTACTGGGGTGAATCCCAAGTTTCTGAGGAATCCATGGAGCGGGCTGTCAGGATCGTTCAGGAGAAGAACTTGACTTGTGAGGACCGAGGAGCTTTGTTGGTCGATTTGACCAAGTTCAAGATGGACAAAGCCATCGTCAGGAAGGGTGATGGTACTTCTATCTACCTTACCCGAGATCTTGGTGGTGCCTACGACAAGTACCAGAAGTACAAATTCGACAAGCACATCTACGTCGTCCAGGCCGCTCAGACCTTGCACTTCAACCAGCTTTTCAAGACTCTTGAACTCATGGGCGAACCTTACGCTGACAAACTTGAGCACGTTACTTTCGGTCTTGTCAAGGGTATGTCTACCAGGAAGGGCACCGTTGTCTTCTTGGAAGACATCATCGCCGAGGCTACCGATGTCATGCACGAGCAGATGAAGAGCAACGAGGCCAAGTACGCTCAAGTCGAGGACCCCGAGGGCACTAGTGCCATCATTGGTACCACTGCCGTCAAGATCCAAGACATGGCTGGTAGGAG GATTAACGATTATGACTTTGACATCAAGCGATGTACCTCTTTTGAAGGCGATTTCGGACCCTTCATCCAATACTCTCACGTTCGTCTTTGTTCCGTTCAGCGAAAGAACCCCAATGTTCTCGTTCCGCAATCTATCAATGAAATTGatctttccatcctcaatGAGCCCAAGGTCAACGACATCATCATGCATCTCGCCCTTTATCCCACCCACGTCCGAAACGCTTTCCTCCAAAGTGAACCTAGCCAACTTGTTACGTGGTGTTTCAAGTTGGGTCACTTGGTCGGTGCTGCTTGGGAGACTGTCAAAGTCACTGgtcaggaggaagaaattgCCAAGGCGAGGTTATTCTTCTACGTCACTACCAGGGAGGTTTTGGCGAGCgcgatgaggatgttgagTTTGACTCCAATCGAGAGGATGTAA
- a CDS encoding pria protein precursor, putative encodes MFLSPIFPSLLLAVCLLSNSASARAVSNFTLGSNERRATASTSSGSTLKCTTVSGIWLGFKYDFGCLCESDVESFCNNHGISSSWKTVISSHISSTGSSHFYPDHAQPVCDGSGGYTCGSLSRSSNGQCGSTTCDLQKTSSNGGCCPRGQTYKDGKCCGTVGCKRDGSQCTPALSCSTYTSNGICCSSGTSGWTGYTTVCCPKGQIENGSTGKCITNCQSGYEYNSSKGKCEPICDISNGYVYQQTSKGKDICCKSGRKAFQTVCCPVNQPEVGETGVCCPSGSQVTNGKCTTPTGKSTNHRRVARQFQEALTASPSYGLAANAKSALCPSGLAACPIGDFISSGQYECLDPLADLQSCGGCESMGTGKDCTVIPGARWMGCNQGVCEVYSCNNGWKKSANGTECERLL; translated from the exons ATGTTCCTTTCccccatcttcccttctctcctcctcgctgTATGTCTCCTCTCAAACAGCGCCTCTGCTCGTGCAGTATCCAACTTCACCCTCGGATCTAATGAACGTCGGGCTACTGCTTCTACTTCAAGTGGTTCCACTCTCAAGTGTACCACAGTCTCTGGTATTTGGTTGGGTTTCAAGTACGACTTCGGCTGTCTTTGCGAAAGCGATGTAGAATCCTTCTGCAACAACCATGGAATCAGCAGCTCATGGAAGACTGTCATATCTTCTCAC ATTAGTTCCACAGGCAGCTCTCATTTCTACCCCGATCACGCTCAACCCGTCTGTGACGGCTCCGGTGGTTACACCTGTGGCTCCCTCTCACGTTCCTCCAATGGCCAATGTGGCTCCACCACTTGCGACCTTCAAAAGACTTCTTCCAACGGTGGCTGTTGTCCTCGTGGTCAGACTTACAAAGACGGCAAATGCTGCGGTACTGTTGGCTGCAAGCGTGACGGTTCCCAATGTACTCCTGCCCTCTCTTGTTCCACATACACCTCTAACGGCATATGTTGTTCTTCCGGTACCTCCGGCTGGACTGGTTACACGACGGTTTGCTGCCCCAAGGGTCAGATCGAAAACGGTTCCACAGGCAAGTGTATCACCAACTGTCAGTCCGGTTACGAGTACAACTCTTCCAAGGGCAAGTGTGAGCCCATCTGCGACATCTCCAATGGCTACGTTTATCAGCAAACTTCCAAGGGCAAAGACATCTGCTGCAAGTCTGGCAGGAAGGCTTTTCAAACCGTGTGCTGTCCTGTCAATCAGCCTGAGGTCGGTGAGACGGGTGTCTGCTGTCCTTCCGGCTCTCAAGTTACCAATGGCAAGTGCACTACCCCCACGGGCAAGAGCACCAACCACCGACGAGTAGCTCGACAGTTCCAAGAAGCGCTCACTGCATCTCCATCTTACGGTCTCGCAGCCAACGCCAAGAGCGCTCTTTGTCCTTCCGGTCTTGCTGCTTGCCCAATTGGTGATTTTATCTCCTCCGGTCAATACGAGTGTCTCGACCCTTTGGCCGACTTGCAGTCTTGTGGAGGTTGCGAGAGCATGGGCACTGGCAAGGACTGCACTGTCATTCCTGGTGCCAGATGGATGGGATGCAACCAAGGCGTTTGCGAAGTCTACTCGTGCAACAacggatggaagaagagtgcgAATGGGACTGAGTGTGAGAGACTATTATAG